In the genome of Pseudarthrobacter sp. IC2-21, one region contains:
- a CDS encoding DUF1326 domain-containing protein: MPWHVEGTYFENCNCDMACPCTLSGLTAPADNERCNLALAFHVETGEVNGVEVGGLTVCVVADTPALMSDGGWKVGVLMDAAASAEQAEALGAVFGGQLGGPMEGLAPLIGEMAGMESLKMAYTDDGRIHQVQVGSAVDIVVEDFVSPLDSTGQGVKVSGVGFPADTLASGTSSTARVDVFGMTWDNSGKNSYSAPFAWSA, from the coding sequence ATGCCGTGGCATGTCGAGGGTACCTATTTTGAGAACTGCAATTGCGACATGGCCTGCCCGTGCACCCTTTCAGGGCTAACGGCACCGGCCGATAACGAACGCTGCAACCTGGCCCTGGCCTTCCATGTCGAAACCGGCGAAGTGAACGGTGTCGAGGTGGGTGGTCTGACGGTCTGCGTTGTGGCCGATACTCCTGCCCTGATGAGTGATGGGGGCTGGAAAGTCGGAGTTCTGATGGACGCCGCAGCCTCGGCTGAGCAGGCCGAGGCGCTCGGTGCGGTCTTTGGCGGCCAGCTCGGCGGACCGATGGAAGGCCTCGCCCCCTTGATCGGCGAAATGGCCGGCATGGAGTCCCTAAAGATGGCCTACACCGACGACGGGCGTATCCACCAGGTCCAGGTTGGCAGTGCCGTGGACATAGTGGTGGAGGACTTTGTGTCTCCCCTGGATTCCACAGGACAAGGCGTGAAAGTCAGTGGCGTCGGGTTCCCGGCAGACACCCTGGCTTCCGGCACCTCCAGCACCGCCCGCGTCGACGTGTTCGGAATGACGTGGGACAACAGCGGGAAGAACTCCTACTCCGCCCCGTTCGCCTGGTCCGCTTAA